One Cupriavidus oxalaticus genomic region harbors:
- a CDS encoding SRPBCC family protein → MPAETDRIERSILIEAPVARVWHALADADTFGSWFGVKFDGAAFAPGQRAVGSITYPGYEYLKFDVQVERVEPERLLSWRWHPAPLERGRDYSGEPSTLVEFTLREVDGGTMLTVVESGFDQIPPERRMEAFRINSGGWDEQVKNVRKHVTGA, encoded by the coding sequence ATGCCCGCAGAAACCGACCGCATCGAACGCAGCATCCTGATTGAAGCCCCCGTGGCGCGCGTCTGGCACGCGCTGGCCGATGCCGATACCTTCGGCAGCTGGTTCGGCGTCAAGTTCGACGGCGCCGCCTTCGCCCCCGGCCAGCGCGCCGTCGGCAGCATCACCTACCCCGGCTACGAGTACCTGAAGTTCGACGTGCAGGTCGAACGCGTCGAGCCGGAAAGGCTGCTGTCCTGGCGCTGGCACCCCGCGCCGCTGGAACGCGGGCGCGACTATTCCGGCGAACCCAGCACGCTGGTGGAATTCACGCTGCGCGAAGTCGACGGCGGCACCATGCTGACCGTGGTCGAGTCGGGCTTCGACCAGATCCCGCCCGAACGCCGCATGGAAGCGTTCCGTATCAACAGCGGCGGCTGGGACGAACAGGTAAAGAATGTCCGCAAGCACGTCACCGGCGCCTGA
- a CDS encoding ArsR/SmtB family transcription factor, with protein MSASTSPAPEALDLQQSAAVFAALGDETRLRLVAALCAGGAMSIAQLTAGSAMTRQAVTKHLEVLSQAGLVRDSKAGRERLWMFEPGQVEAARRSLEAIGRQWEFALGKLKLAVEAEH; from the coding sequence ATGTCCGCAAGCACGTCACCGGCGCCTGAAGCGCTGGATCTGCAGCAGTCCGCCGCGGTCTTTGCCGCGCTGGGCGACGAGACCCGGCTGCGGCTGGTGGCGGCGCTATGCGCGGGCGGCGCGATGTCGATCGCGCAACTGACCGCCGGCAGCGCCATGACCCGGCAGGCGGTGACCAAGCACCTGGAAGTCTTGTCACAGGCGGGGCTGGTACGCGACAGCAAGGCCGGGCGCGAGCGGCTGTGGATGTTCGAGCCCGGGCAGGTCGAGGCGGCGCGGCGCTCGCTGGAGGCGATTGGAAGGCAGTGGGAGTTTGCGCTGGGCAAGCTGAAGCTGGCGGTGGAGGCGGAACATTAG
- a CDS encoding ABC transporter permease has protein sequence MYALKLITRNALRHKLRTALTVLGLVIAVLAFGLLQTVIDAWYAGASAASSARLVTRNAISLVFPLPLSYEGRIRGVDGVTTVARSNWFGGVYRDPKNFFAQFAVSDNYLDLYPEFIVPEQQRAEYQRDRKGALVGRQLADQFGFKIGDVIPIKGTIYPGTWEFVVRGIMDGRDESIITRQMVFHWEYLNETIRKKTPRQADQVGVYVLGVDNPDNTAAISRNVDAVFRNSLAETLTETEQAFQLGFVAMSNQIIAAIRVVSYVVIVIIMAVMANAMAMSARERTVEYATLKALGFGPGFLALLVFGESLAICVAGGALGMLATPPMAAAFKQAVGGVFPVFTVSPETMRAQAACALAVGIAAGIVPAVQAARVRIVEGLRAIG, from the coding sequence ATGTACGCGCTCAAGCTGATCACCCGCAACGCGCTGCGGCACAAGCTGCGCACCGCGCTGACCGTGCTGGGGCTGGTGATCGCGGTGCTGGCGTTCGGGCTGCTGCAGACCGTGATCGACGCGTGGTACGCCGGCGCCTCGGCCGCGTCCAGCGCGCGGCTGGTGACGCGCAATGCGATCTCGCTGGTGTTCCCGCTGCCGCTCAGCTACGAGGGCCGCATCCGCGGCGTCGACGGCGTGACCACGGTGGCGCGTTCCAACTGGTTCGGCGGCGTCTATCGCGATCCCAAGAATTTCTTCGCGCAGTTCGCGGTGTCGGACAACTACCTCGATCTTTACCCGGAATTCATCGTTCCCGAACAGCAGCGCGCCGAGTACCAGCGCGACCGCAAAGGGGCGCTGGTGGGCCGCCAACTGGCCGACCAGTTCGGCTTCAAGATCGGCGACGTGATCCCGATCAAGGGCACCATCTACCCCGGCACCTGGGAGTTCGTGGTGCGCGGCATCATGGACGGCCGCGACGAAAGCATCATCACGCGGCAGATGGTGTTCCACTGGGAATACCTGAACGAGACCATCCGCAAGAAAACGCCGCGCCAGGCCGACCAGGTCGGGGTCTATGTGCTGGGCGTGGACAACCCCGACAACACCGCGGCGATCTCGCGCAATGTCGATGCCGTGTTCCGCAACTCGCTGGCGGAGACGCTGACCGAGACCGAGCAGGCCTTCCAGCTCGGCTTCGTCGCCATGTCGAACCAGATCATCGCGGCGATCCGCGTGGTGTCCTATGTGGTGATCGTGATCATCATGGCGGTAATGGCCAATGCGATGGCGATGAGCGCGCGCGAGCGCACCGTGGAATACGCCACGCTCAAGGCGCTGGGCTTCGGCCCGGGCTTCCTGGCGCTGCTGGTGTTCGGCGAGTCGCTGGCGATCTGCGTGGCGGGCGGCGCGCTCGGCATGCTCGCCACGCCGCCGATGGCGGCGGCCTTCAAGCAGGCGGTCGGCGGCGTGTTCCCGGTGTTCACGGTATCGCCGGAAACGATGCGCGCGCAGGCCGCGTGCGCGCTGGCGGTCGGCATCGCCGCCGGCATCGTGCCGGCGGTACAGGCTGCGCGCGTGCGCATCGTCGAAGGCCTGCGGGCGATTGGCTGA
- a CDS encoding efflux RND transporter periplasmic adaptor subunit, giving the protein MADHDLSRLKIDRSATAAPGARVRPRRRWLRYAGIALILLAVLGIAVRLAGPRSVQTTTVTSAYPTQNFTLLNATGYVVPQRKAAVASKAQGRLEWLGVLEGSRVKKDEVIARLESKDVSASFAQAQAQVKVAQANLALQQAELKDAEVNLRRSEILIVPNAISRNQYDADVARYHKARASVSSSQASIASAQANARAAEVAVEQTVVRAPFDGVVLVKHANVGDNITPFSAAADTKGAIVTIADMETLEVEADVAESNIARIHPGQPCELLLDALPGVRLAGQVSRIVPTVDRSKATVLVKVRFVDRDARVLPDMSAKIAFLSRAATAQDRQPVIAAQPAAVVMRDGRPVVYVVRDGKAHETPVKTGDKLGELVAVQGVKPGDVLVLSPGDKLGDGDRVTPAKP; this is encoded by the coding sequence TTGGCTGATCACGACCTGTCCAGGCTGAAAATCGACCGCAGCGCCACCGCCGCGCCCGGCGCCCGCGTCCGTCCCCGGCGCAGGTGGCTGCGCTATGCCGGCATCGCGCTGATCCTGCTGGCCGTGCTCGGCATCGCCGTCAGGCTCGCCGGCCCGCGGTCGGTGCAGACCACAACGGTTACCTCGGCCTATCCCACGCAGAATTTCACGCTGCTCAATGCCACCGGCTATGTCGTGCCGCAGCGCAAGGCCGCAGTCGCGTCCAAGGCGCAGGGGAGGCTCGAATGGCTGGGCGTGCTGGAAGGCTCGCGCGTGAAGAAGGACGAGGTCATCGCCCGGCTCGAGAGCAAGGACGTGTCGGCCTCATTCGCCCAGGCGCAGGCCCAGGTGAAGGTGGCACAAGCCAACCTCGCCCTGCAGCAGGCAGAACTGAAAGACGCCGAGGTCAACCTGCGCCGCTCCGAGATCCTGATCGTGCCGAACGCGATCTCGCGCAACCAGTACGATGCCGACGTCGCACGCTATCACAAGGCCAGGGCCTCGGTCAGCAGCTCGCAGGCGTCGATCGCTTCGGCGCAGGCCAATGCGCGCGCGGCTGAAGTTGCCGTGGAGCAGACCGTCGTGCGCGCGCCGTTCGACGGCGTGGTGCTGGTCAAGCATGCCAACGTCGGCGACAACATCACGCCGTTCTCGGCCGCCGCCGATACCAAGGGCGCGATCGTGACCATTGCCGACATGGAGACGCTGGAAGTCGAAGCCGACGTCGCCGAATCCAATATCGCCAGGATCCACCCCGGCCAGCCATGCGAACTGCTGCTCGATGCCCTGCCCGGCGTGCGCCTGGCCGGCCAGGTATCGCGCATCGTGCCGACGGTGGACCGCTCCAAGGCCACGGTGCTGGTCAAGGTGCGCTTCGTCGACCGCGACGCGCGCGTGCTGCCGGACATGAGCGCGAAGATCGCCTTCCTGTCGCGCGCCGCCACGGCGCAGGACCGCCAGCCCGTCATCGCGGCGCAGCCGGCCGCGGTGGTCATGCGCGATGGCCGGCCGGTGGTCTACGTGGTCCGTGACGGCAAGGCGCACGAAACCCCGGTCAAGACCGGCGACAAGCTCGGCGAGCTGGTCGCGGTGCAGGGCGTCAAGCCGGGCGACGTGCTGGTGCTGTCGCCCGGCGACAAGCTTGGCGACGGCGACCGCGTCACGCCGGCCAAGCCTTGA
- the gltS gene encoding sodium/glutamate symporter, which produces MNLDLLASLLTAVVVLLIGTLVNRSVGILSRYNIPDPVTGGLLFAIVASVAAAAANFRVVIDPGMKPVLLLMFFGGVGLGADLRMLKRGGKALVIFLIILLPYIVVQNTVGVAMAKALDLHPIFGLVSGSITLVGGHGTGAAYAERFAEVNNLQAVMDLSMTVATIGLVVGGIIGGPVAQYLISRYKLRSTAREAGDTEEEAAALSPITTVGALAALAGILAAVIGGRWIAAQMPAGPITIPGFLWCMMLGIAIRNLLPFIGLRFDDRATDLITNVCLSLFLVMTMMALDLAEVALSAGPFLLIIAMQVVFIILYVVFVCFRFMGRDYEAAVTSAAFIGFNMGSTATAMANMRAITARYGPAPTSYLITPLAGAFFVDLMNAFVLTMMLALPLIGG; this is translated from the coding sequence ATGAATCTCGACCTGCTGGCTTCATTGCTGACCGCCGTGGTGGTGCTGCTGATCGGCACCCTGGTCAACCGCAGCGTCGGCATCCTGTCGCGCTACAACATCCCCGACCCCGTCACCGGCGGGCTGCTGTTCGCCATCGTCGCGTCGGTGGCAGCGGCGGCGGCAAATTTCCGCGTGGTCATCGATCCCGGCATGAAGCCTGTGCTGCTGCTGATGTTCTTCGGCGGCGTCGGCCTTGGCGCCGACCTGCGCATGCTCAAGCGCGGCGGCAAGGCGCTGGTGATCTTCCTGATCATCCTGCTGCCCTATATCGTGGTGCAGAACACCGTCGGCGTGGCCATGGCCAAAGCGCTCGACCTGCACCCTATCTTCGGGCTGGTGAGCGGTTCCATCACGCTGGTGGGCGGCCATGGCACCGGGGCCGCCTATGCCGAGCGCTTCGCCGAGGTCAACAACCTGCAGGCGGTGATGGACCTGTCGATGACGGTGGCGACCATCGGCCTGGTCGTCGGCGGCATCATCGGCGGTCCCGTGGCGCAGTACCTGATCTCGCGCTACAAGCTGCGCTCGACCGCGCGCGAGGCCGGCGACACCGAAGAGGAAGCCGCTGCGCTCTCGCCGATCACCACGGTCGGCGCGCTTGCCGCGCTGGCCGGCATCCTGGCCGCGGTGATCGGCGGGCGCTGGATCGCGGCGCAGATGCCGGCGGGTCCGATCACCATCCCCGGCTTCCTGTGGTGCATGATGCTCGGCATCGCGATCCGCAACCTGCTGCCGTTCATCGGCCTGCGCTTCGACGACCGCGCCACCGACCTGATCACCAACGTCTGCCTGTCGCTGTTCCTGGTCATGACCATGATGGCGCTGGACCTGGCCGAGGTGGCGCTGTCGGCCGGCCCGTTCCTGCTGATCATCGCGATGCAGGTGGTGTTCATCATCCTCTACGTGGTGTTCGTCTGCTTCCGCTTCATGGGCCGCGACTACGAAGCGGCGGTCACCTCGGCCGCGTTCATCGGCTTCAACATGGGTTCCACGGCGACCGCCATGGCCAATATGCGCGCGATCACCGCGCGCTACGGGCCGGCGCCCACCAGCTACCTGATCACGCCGCTGGCCGGCGCGTTCTTTGTCGACCTGATGAACGCGTTCGTGCTGACCATGATGCTGGCCTTGCCGCTGATCGGAGGCTGA
- a CDS encoding aspartate aminotransferase family protein, translated as MTHVFHRNPRQTLPVAVAGQGIELIDSEGRRYLDASGGAAVSCLGHAHPRVIEAIKAQLDTIAYAHTSFFTTEVSETLAETLAQAAPGDLDHVYFVSGGSEAVESALKLARQYFVEAGQPGRRHFIARRQSYHGNTLGALAIGGNAWRREPFLPLLVPAHHVSPCYAYRDQQAGETDAQYAQRLADELEAKILELGPDTVAAFVAETVVGATAGAVPPVGDYLKRIRAVCDKYGVLLILDEVMSGMGRTGYLFACEEDGVVPDIVTIAKGLGAGYQPIGAMLSTRRIYDAIVGGSGFFQHGHTYIGHATACAAALAVQRTIAEDRLMANVLVRGEQLRARLREALGGHPNLGDVRGRGLFVGVEFVADRDSKATLDPALKTHARLKSAAMQNGLLVYPMGGTVDGVRGDHVLFAPPFICTELDIDNIVGRFAEAVQAVLPVGLVAAM; from the coding sequence ATGACCCACGTATTCCATCGCAATCCGCGCCAGACACTGCCCGTCGCCGTTGCCGGGCAGGGGATCGAACTGATCGACAGCGAAGGCAGGCGCTACCTCGATGCCTCCGGTGGCGCTGCGGTGTCGTGCCTGGGGCACGCGCACCCGCGCGTGATCGAGGCGATCAAGGCGCAGCTCGACACCATCGCCTACGCGCATACCTCGTTCTTCACCACCGAGGTGTCGGAAACGCTGGCCGAAACGCTGGCGCAAGCCGCGCCCGGAGATCTCGACCACGTGTATTTCGTCTCGGGCGGCTCCGAGGCCGTGGAATCGGCGCTGAAGCTGGCGCGCCAGTATTTCGTCGAGGCGGGCCAGCCGGGCCGCCGCCATTTCATCGCGCGCCGCCAGAGCTACCACGGCAACACGCTCGGCGCGCTGGCGATCGGCGGCAATGCCTGGCGGCGCGAGCCGTTCCTGCCGCTGCTGGTGCCGGCGCACCACGTCTCGCCATGCTATGCCTATCGCGACCAGCAGGCCGGCGAGACCGACGCGCAGTATGCACAGCGGCTCGCCGACGAGCTCGAAGCGAAGATCCTGGAACTGGGGCCGGACACCGTCGCCGCTTTCGTCGCCGAGACGGTGGTCGGCGCCACCGCCGGCGCGGTGCCGCCAGTGGGCGACTACCTGAAGCGCATCCGTGCCGTGTGCGACAAGTACGGCGTGCTGCTGATCCTGGACGAGGTGATGTCCGGCATGGGCCGCACCGGTTACCTGTTCGCGTGCGAAGAGGATGGCGTGGTGCCGGATATCGTCACCATCGCCAAGGGCCTCGGGGCCGGCTACCAGCCGATCGGGGCGATGCTGTCGACGCGCCGCATCTATGACGCCATCGTCGGCGGCAGCGGCTTCTTCCAGCACGGCCATACCTACATCGGGCATGCCACCGCCTGTGCAGCGGCGCTGGCGGTGCAGCGCACGATTGCCGAAGACAGGCTGATGGCCAATGTGCTGGTCCGCGGCGAACAACTGCGTGCGCGGCTGCGCGAGGCGCTGGGCGGGCATCCCAACCTGGGCGACGTGCGCGGGCGCGGGCTGTTCGTCGGCGTGGAGTTTGTCGCGGACCGCGACAGCAAGGCGACGCTCGATCCCGCGCTGAAGACGCATGCGCGGCTCAAGTCGGCGGCGATGCAGAACGGGTTGCTGGTCTATCCGATGGGTGGCACGGTGGACGGCGTGCGTGGCGACCACGTGTTGTTTGCGCCGCCGTTTATCTGTACGGAGCTGGATATCGACAATATCGTGGGGCGCTTTGCCGAGGCGGTGCAGGCGGTGCTGCCGGTTGGGTTGGTCGCTGCGATGTAG
- a CDS encoding ABC transporter permease: protein MAIPLTYIARNLWARRLTTALTAGGLALVVFVFATMLMLDAGLKKTLVTTGEHDNVVVIRKGAETEIQSAVERGQASILEMHPAVAMTGAGQPMASREAVVLISLTKSSTGQPSNVVIRGISPLGMALRPQVRLVAGRMFRPGSAEIIVGSSIAGGFAGVQIGEHLRFAQREWTVVGHFDAGGSGFDSEIWGDVDQLMQSFRRNAYSSMVVRLANPTLFERFRADIDVDPRLADEAKREQVFYSDQSKALSSFINILGVTLSTIFSVAAMIGAMITMYASVANRVAEIGTLRALGFKRANVLVAFLIEAALLGLVGGMAGLAFAALMQFASFSTTNFQTFADLSFRFILTPAIALQTLAFAMGMGLVGGFLPAVRAARMNIVDALRAR, encoded by the coding sequence ATGGCGATCCCCCTCACCTATATCGCGCGCAATCTTTGGGCCCGGCGGCTGACCACGGCGCTGACCGCGGGCGGGCTGGCGCTGGTGGTCTTTGTCTTCGCCACCATGCTGATGCTGGATGCCGGCCTGAAGAAGACGCTGGTCACCACCGGCGAGCACGACAACGTGGTGGTGATCCGCAAGGGCGCCGAGACCGAGATCCAGAGCGCCGTCGAGCGCGGGCAGGCCAGCATCCTGGAAATGCACCCCGCGGTGGCCATGACCGGCGCCGGCCAGCCGATGGCCTCGCGCGAGGCGGTGGTGCTGATCTCGCTGACCAAGTCCAGCACCGGGCAGCCCTCCAACGTGGTGATCCGCGGCATCTCGCCGCTGGGCATGGCGCTGCGTCCGCAGGTCAGGCTCGTGGCGGGGCGCATGTTCCGTCCGGGCTCGGCTGAAATCATTGTCGGCAGCAGCATTGCCGGCGGCTTTGCCGGGGTGCAGATCGGCGAACACCTGCGCTTCGCCCAGCGCGAGTGGACCGTGGTGGGCCACTTCGACGCCGGCGGCAGCGGTTTCGACTCGGAGATCTGGGGCGATGTCGACCAGCTGATGCAGTCGTTCCGGCGCAATGCGTATTCGTCGATGGTGGTGCGGCTGGCCAATCCCACGCTGTTCGAGCGTTTCCGCGCCGATATCGACGTGGACCCGCGCCTGGCCGACGAGGCCAAGCGCGAGCAGGTCTTCTACAGCGACCAGTCCAAGGCGCTGTCCAGCTTTATCAATATCCTCGGCGTTACGCTGTCCACGATTTTTTCGGTTGCGGCAATGATCGGCGCCATGATCACCATGTACGCGTCGGTGGCCAACCGCGTGGCCGAGATCGGCACGCTGCGCGCGCTGGGATTCAAGCGTGCCAACGTGCTGGTGGCCTTCCTGATCGAGGCGGCACTGCTCGGACTGGTGGGTGGCATGGCCGGGCTCGCGTTTGCCGCGCTGATGCAGTTCGCATCGTTCTCGACGACCAATTTCCAGACGTTTGCCGATTTGTCGTTCCGCTTCATCCTGACGCCCGCGATCGCGCTGCAGACGCTGGCGTTCGCGATGGGAATGGGGCTGGTGGGTGGCTTCCTGCCGGCGGTGCGGGCGGCGAGGATGAACATTGTGGATGCGTTGCGGGCGCGTTGA
- a CDS encoding ABC transporter ATP-binding protein, with translation MNAAPLVRISHVAKSYRRGMQTVPVLTDISLDIGAGDFVALMGPSGSGKSTLLNLIAGIDRPDSGTLQVAGLDITQLPEAALADWRAANVGFIFQFYNLMPVLTAFENVELPLMLTSLPRAERRARVELVLDMVNLADRMSHYPSELSGGQQQRVAIARALITDPSLIVADEPTGDLDRTSAAEILAMMQRLNAELGKTIIMVTHDAHAAAAAGSLVHLEKGELIRGEVA, from the coding sequence ATGAATGCCGCGCCGCTGGTCCGGATCAGCCACGTCGCCAAGTCCTACCGGCGCGGCATGCAGACCGTGCCGGTGCTGACCGATATCTCGCTCGATATCGGCGCGGGCGACTTCGTCGCGCTGATGGGACCGTCCGGCTCCGGCAAGAGCACGCTGCTGAACCTGATCGCCGGCATCGACCGCCCCGACAGCGGCACGCTGCAGGTGGCCGGGCTCGATATCACGCAGCTGCCCGAAGCCGCGCTGGCCGACTGGCGCGCGGCCAACGTCGGCTTTATCTTCCAGTTCTACAACCTGATGCCGGTGCTGACCGCATTCGAGAACGTGGAGCTGCCGCTGATGCTGACCAGCCTGCCGCGCGCGGAACGGCGTGCGCGCGTGGAACTGGTGCTGGACATGGTCAACCTCGCCGACCGCATGAGCCACTACCCGTCCGAGCTGTCGGGCGGGCAGCAGCAGCGCGTGGCGATCGCGCGGGCGCTGATCACCGACCCGTCGCTGATCGTCGCCGACGAGCCCACCGGCGACCTCGACCGCACCTCCGCCGCGGAAATCCTGGCGATGATGCAGCGCCTGAACGCGGAACTCGGCAAGACCATCATCATGGTCACGCACGACGCCCATGCCGCGGCCGCGGCGGGCTCGCTGGTGCACCTGGAGAAGGGCGAGCTGATCCGCGGCGAGGTGGCCTGA